In one Thermoanaerobacter uzonensis DSM 18761 genomic region, the following are encoded:
- a CDS encoding DRTGG domain-containing protein codes for MKKNEIVLEYIKNLPEGTKISVRGLAQALHISEGTAYKAIKDAENLMLVTTIPRVGTIRRKQKDPFFDRLTYEVITDVVEGTVLGGHGGMRMELHKFLIGAMTIDEMVKYISPGDLVILGNREDAQEAALKAGAAVMITGGFDTLPHIKELADKLSLPLISTSYDTFTVATLINKAINESMTRKKILYVSDVMTYNPIYMTPQQTVKDWKRLYTETKHTRYPVVDSKGILVGMVTSRDIATASDDDRIGSIMTPNPVFVTDTTTLSYAAHLMIWWNVEILPVTRGKELIGLISREDVIKALHYTTKQPQISEAIQDTIFKDFDMEKIENGVKFKGKIPSMMINQFGTVSSSALMMLMCESGIFAITQNKRYDAVLDNFSVYFIKPMRTEELIEVFAKIIEVSNNFSKLEIQIIHEKEEIAKALMSVRLSKRIKMV; via the coding sequence ATGAAAAAAAATGAAATTGTGTTGGAATATATAAAAAATTTACCTGAAGGTACTAAAATTTCAGTAAGAGGTCTTGCACAGGCTTTACATATAAGTGAAGGTACTGCTTACAAAGCTATAAAAGATGCAGAGAATTTAATGCTTGTAACTACGATTCCAAGAGTAGGAACTATAAGAAGAAAACAAAAAGATCCATTTTTTGATCGTCTTACTTATGAGGTTATTACAGATGTGGTAGAAGGTACAGTATTAGGTGGTCATGGGGGAATGAGGATGGAACTTCACAAATTCTTAATTGGAGCCATGACCATTGATGAAATGGTGAAGTACATATCACCGGGAGACCTTGTAATTTTGGGAAATAGAGAAGATGCACAGGAAGCGGCTTTGAAAGCAGGGGCAGCAGTGATGATTACAGGAGGTTTTGATACATTACCTCATATAAAAGAACTGGCGGATAAGCTTTCATTGCCGCTTATATCTACTTCTTATGATACTTTTACTGTAGCGACTCTTATAAACAAGGCGATCAATGAAAGTATGACACGGAAAAAAATTTTGTACGTCAGCGATGTAATGACATATAATCCAATCTATATGACGCCTCAACAAACAGTAAAAGATTGGAAAAGATTATATACAGAGACTAAACATACCAGATATCCCGTTGTTGATTCTAAAGGTATATTAGTTGGTATGGTAACTTCAAGAGATATTGCCACTGCATCGGATGATGATAGAATTGGGAGTATTATGACTCCTAACCCTGTATTTGTAACGGATACTACTACGCTTTCTTATGCAGCCCATCTAATGATATGGTGGAATGTAGAGATACTACCTGTGACTCGTGGCAAAGAATTGATAGGACTTATAAGCAGGGAAGATGTAATTAAGGCCCTACATTATACGACAAAACAGCCCCAGATTAGTGAAGCTATTCAAGATACAATTTTTAAAGATTTTGATATGGAAAAAATAGAAAATGGAGTAAAATTTAAAGGTAAGATCCCTTCGATGATGATTAACCAATTTGGTACAGTGAGTAGCAGTGCTTTGATGATGTTAATGTGTGAATCAGGTATTTTTGCTATAACGCAGAATAAAAGATATGATGCGGTTTTAGATAATTTCTCAGTTTATTTTATTAAACCCATGCGTACAGAAGAATTAATAGAAGTTTTCGCAAAAATAATAGAAGTTAGTAATAATTTTAGTAAGTTGGAAATTCAAATCATTCATGAAAAAGAAGAAATTGCAAAGGCATTGATGTCTGTTAGACTTTCAAAAAGAATAAAGATGGTTTAG
- a CDS encoding HPr family phosphocarrier protein yields the protein MKEVTIEIKNKTGLHARPAALFVQTASKFSSQIWVEKDNKKVNAKSIMGIMSLGVSQGNVVKLSAEGDDEEAAIKALVDLIESKFGEE from the coding sequence ATGAAAGAGGTTACGATTGAAATTAAAAATAAGACGGGGCTTCATGCAAGACCTGCAGCATTATTTGTACAAACTGCCAGCAAATTTTCCTCACAAATATGGGTAGAGAAAGATAACAAAAAAGTAAATGCCAAAAGTATAATGGGAATTATGTCTCTTGGAGTATCGCAAGGCAATGTTGTTAAATTAAGTGCCGAAGGTGACGACGAAGAGGCAGCTATAAAAGCGTTGGTAGACCTTATTGAATCAAAATTCGGTGAGGAGTAA
- the whiA gene encoding DNA-binding protein WhiA — MSFSSDTKDELARIYPEDEESKIAELAALIRTIGSISIYGKRKISLTFTTENASVARLVFKLIKDLFRIIPETMVRRGKYLKKTLTYLIFVPDTKIAEEILGKVKILNYEKDHIKLNYGIDKKIVKNSKTKKAYLRGAFLGGGSISDPEKAYHMEFITHNLEHGKDLSKLINSFDLNSKVIARKNNYVVYLKEGEQIVDVLNIIGAHSALLNLENIRIYKEMRNNVNRIVNCETANLTKTINASLRQIESINYIKETVGLDYLPPNLKEMAELRISYPDLSLKELGQMLVPPVGKSGVNHRLRRIEEISKKLKERRVK; from the coding sequence ATGTCATTTTCTTCAGATACAAAAGACGAATTAGCAAGGATTTATCCTGAAGATGAAGAAAGTAAAATAGCAGAGTTAGCTGCTTTGATTAGGACGATAGGCAGCATTTCGATATATGGCAAGAGGAAAATTTCTTTAACCTTTACTACAGAAAATGCCTCTGTGGCGAGATTAGTTTTTAAGTTAATAAAAGATTTATTTAGGATAATTCCTGAGACAATGGTAAGAAGAGGTAAGTATCTTAAAAAAACCTTAACCTATCTTATCTTTGTGCCTGATACAAAAATTGCCGAAGAAATTTTAGGTAAAGTTAAAATATTGAATTATGAAAAAGACCATATAAAATTAAATTATGGAATAGACAAAAAGATTGTAAAAAACAGTAAAACAAAGAAGGCTTATTTGAGAGGAGCTTTTTTAGGAGGTGGTTCAATAAGCGATCCTGAAAAAGCTTATCATATGGAGTTTATTACTCATAATTTAGAACACGGGAAAGATTTAAGCAAATTGATAAATTCTTTTGACTTAAATTCAAAGGTTATTGCAAGAAAAAATAATTATGTAGTATACTTAAAAGAAGGAGAACAAATTGTTGATGTTTTAAATATAATAGGTGCCCACAGTGCTCTTTTGAACTTGGAAAATATACGAATATACAAAGAAATGAGAAACAATGTAAATAGAATTGTTAATTGTGAAACTGCAAATTTGACCAAAACTATTAATGCATCTTTAAGGCAAATAGAGAGTATAAATTATATCAAAGAAACAGTAGGACTTGATTATTTGCCACCTAATTTGAAAGAGATGGCGGAACTCAGGATTAGTTATCCTGATTTGAGCTTAAAGGAATTGGGACAAATGCTAGTTCCTCCTGTCGGCAAGTCAGGAGTGAATCATAGACTTAGGAGGATTGAAGAAATTTCAAAGAAATTGAAAGAGAGGAGAGTTAAATAA
- a CDS encoding glycoside hydrolase family 13 protein — translation MIKEAIFHKSDMPYAYPLNENQLKIVLKTAVFDVDRVYVLYKDRYDWLGKFKIKPMVLTHTNQLFDYYETTLELNKKFVYFFYLVSEEGEKLYYTEAGFYKKRPENQFWGFFHYPYVGEKDVFFAPEWTNDCIVYQIFPERFNNGDKSNDPESVKPWGEKPTADSFFGGDLQGIIDRIDYLKDLGINAIYLTPIFLSPSTHKYDTTDYYTIDPHFGDTQKARELVQKCHDNGIKVIFDAVFNHCGYNFFAFQDVVKNGKKSKYWDWFNIYEWPIKTHPKPSYEAFADTVWRMPKLMTKNPEVQKYLLEVAEYWIKEVDIDGWRLDVANEIDHHFWRKFREVVKTAKPEAIIVGEVWHDASPWLRGDQFDSVMNYPFRNAVVDFFARRKISASRFNTMITEQLMRHMDSVNRVMFNLIGSHDTERFLTLANGMVARMKLALVFQFSFVGIPYIYYGDEVGMVGGYDPDCRRCMIWEEEKQNKSIFNFYKKLISIRRENEELKYGNFSTLYAIGRVFAFKREYKGKSIIVVLNNSSKQEVIFLNEAEGKEDILKMRELKRSGNLLYLQPNSAYILK, via the coding sequence ATGATAAAAGAAGCTATATTCCATAAAAGTGATATGCCTTATGCATATCCACTGAATGAAAATCAATTAAAGATAGTACTGAAGACTGCTGTATTTGATGTAGATAGGGTGTATGTTTTATACAAAGACAGGTACGATTGGCTGGGAAAATTCAAAATAAAACCAATGGTATTGACTCATACCAACCAGTTATTTGATTATTATGAGACTACTTTAGAGCTTAATAAAAAATTTGTGTATTTTTTCTATTTGGTATCTGAGGAAGGCGAAAAGTTATATTATACAGAAGCAGGATTTTATAAAAAAAGGCCAGAAAATCAGTTTTGGGGATTTTTCCATTACCCATATGTAGGAGAAAAAGATGTCTTTTTTGCTCCAGAGTGGACAAACGATTGCATAGTGTATCAGATATTTCCTGAAAGGTTTAATAACGGTGATAAATCAAACGACCCTGAAAGCGTAAAGCCTTGGGGCGAAAAACCTACTGCAGATTCTTTTTTTGGAGGAGATTTGCAAGGAATAATAGATAGAATAGATTATTTAAAGGATTTGGGTATAAATGCCATTTATTTAACCCCCATATTTTTATCTCCTTCTACCCACAAATATGATACTACTGACTATTATACAATTGACCCCCACTTTGGTGATACACAAAAAGCGAGAGAACTTGTGCAAAAATGTCATGACAATGGCATAAAAGTTATATTTGATGCCGTTTTTAATCACTGCGGATATAACTTTTTTGCATTTCAGGATGTTGTTAAAAATGGTAAAAAATCAAAATATTGGGATTGGTTTAATATATACGAATGGCCAATTAAAACTCATCCAAAACCTTCCTATGAAGCTTTTGCAGATACTGTATGGAGAATGCCAAAACTTATGACAAAAAATCCAGAAGTACAGAAGTATTTATTGGAAGTAGCGGAATATTGGATTAAAGAAGTGGACATAGACGGCTGGAGGCTGGATGTTGCTAATGAGATAGATCACCATTTTTGGAGAAAGTTTAGAGAAGTTGTAAAGACAGCCAAACCGGAAGCCATAATTGTGGGAGAGGTCTGGCATGATGCTTCTCCTTGGCTTAGAGGGGATCAGTTTGACAGTGTAATGAACTATCCTTTTAGAAATGCGGTTGTGGACTTTTTTGCAAGAAGGAAAATAAGTGCTTCTCGCTTTAATACAATGATTACAGAGCAACTTATGAGACATATGGATAGTGTGAATAGGGTTATGTTTAATTTAATAGGAAGTCATGATACTGAGAGGTTTTTGACTTTAGCTAATGGCATGGTTGCGAGAATGAAGTTGGCGTTGGTGTTTCAATTTAGCTTTGTTGGAATTCCATATATTTATTATGGAGACGAGGTAGGAATGGTAGGGGGTTATGACCCTGATTGCAGAAGATGCATGATATGGGAGGAGGAAAAGCAAAATAAAAGTATTTTTAATTTCTATAAAAAACTGATTTCTATAAGAAGAGAAAATGAGGAGCTCAAATACGGAAATTTCTCTACTTTATATGCTATAGGAAGGGTGTTTGCTTTTAAGAGGGAATATAAAGGTAAATCAATAATTGTTGTACTAAATAACAGTAGCAAGCAGGAAGTGATATTTTTGAATGAAGCAGAAGGGAAAGAAGATATTTTAAAGATGAGGGAATTAAAAAGAAGTGGAAATCTCCTTTACTTACAACCTAACTCTGCCTATATTTTAAAGTAA
- a CDS encoding helix-turn-helix domain-containing protein, whose product MEELGEFLKSERIKKGLTLEEIQEITKIRIRYLKAIEDGDFSVMPALVYAKGFVKSYAEALGLDGNELVKKYEYLFQAKEEEAIPNIETTYYKKERRDFSQFFLALKKAAIIVLIIGIIGYGFYYFLNQVKKGLAPIPQQNQSEASTNSENKTNSSQESNVSQPTAKTSVEKVAETSKKIEYKVVPFGKSYKVEISVPGEKCWFSIKVDGNVVYEGLMTKDMSKIFDVKDSITILMGYPPAVKITVDGEELPTVQTPSPITIDIHT is encoded by the coding sequence ATGGAAGAATTGGGAGAATTTTTAAAAAGTGAAAGGATTAAGAAAGGATTGACTCTTGAAGAAATTCAAGAAATAACTAAAATACGGATACGCTATTTGAAAGCTATTGAAGATGGAGATTTTAGCGTAATGCCTGCACTGGTATATGCGAAGGGATTTGTGAAAAGTTATGCTGAGGCTTTAGGACTAGATGGCAATGAGTTAGTAAAAAAGTATGAATATTTGTTTCAGGCGAAAGAGGAGGAAGCCATACCTAATATAGAGACCACATACTACAAAAAAGAGAGGAGAGATTTTTCACAATTTTTTTTGGCTTTAAAAAAAGCAGCAATCATTGTTTTAATAATAGGTATTATAGGATACGGTTTTTACTATTTTCTAAATCAAGTGAAAAAAGGACTTGCACCAATTCCACAACAAAATCAAAGTGAAGCGTCAACAAATTCAGAGAACAAAACAAATTCTTCACAGGAAAGTAATGTTTCTCAACCTACAGCAAAGACGTCGGTTGAAAAAGTGGCAGAGACTTCTAAAAAAATAGAATATAAAGTTGTTCCATTTGGGAAAAGTTATAAAGTAGAAATAAGTGTACCTGGCGAAAAATGTTGGTTTAGTATAAAAGTAGATGGAAATGTCGTTTATGAAGGCCTTATGACAAAGGATATGTCTAAAATTTTTGATGTAAAAGATAGCATTACTATCTTGATGGGTTATCCGCCAGCTGTTAAAATAACTGTAGATGGTGAGGAGCTACCAACAGTGCAAACACCGTCACCAATCACAATAGATATACATACATAG
- a CDS encoding 2-hydroxyacyl-CoA dehydratase, protein MKITYPHMGSLNMILKTMFEGIGVEVIDPPPSTNKTLTLGVRNSHEFACLPFKINVGNFIEALDRGADTIIMLGGIGPCRFGYYGQVQREILKDLGYDFKMIIVDPPHGRLIDFLKELASYFPNVDGKTALKSFVFAVKKMIAADKLEKFLLKLRAHEDKPGVTTKIYEEYMKKLEKAQNGKEVDEIVSEAMKKIKENANVRRKIQLKVALVGEIYMLLEPFTNMDISKSLNELGVEVTKTEYLSDYLINSAFKLPQRMEFKKNARGYLERDIGGHGLNTVANTVKYAKLNYDGVIHILPFTCTPEIVAQGIIAKISRDYNIPVMSLVYDENTGQAGYQTRLEAFVDLLYRKRMEIVC, encoded by the coding sequence ATGAAAATTACTTATCCCCACATGGGTTCTCTAAATATGATTTTAAAAACGATGTTTGAAGGAATCGGGGTAGAAGTGATAGACCCACCACCTTCTACTAATAAAACCTTGACATTAGGAGTTAGAAATTCTCATGAATTTGCATGTTTACCCTTTAAAATCAATGTCGGAAATTTTATTGAGGCTCTTGATAGGGGAGCAGACACGATTATAATGTTAGGTGGAATTGGGCCCTGCAGATTTGGGTATTACGGTCAGGTGCAAAGAGAGATATTAAAAGATTTGGGCTATGACTTTAAAATGATAATTGTTGATCCACCCCATGGCAGGTTAATAGACTTTTTAAAAGAATTAGCTTCATATTTCCCTAATGTAGATGGAAAAACGGCTTTAAAATCTTTTGTATTTGCAGTGAAAAAAATGATAGCGGCTGATAAATTAGAAAAGTTTTTATTAAAGTTAAGAGCCCATGAAGATAAACCAGGTGTAACTACAAAAATATATGAAGAATATATGAAAAAGCTAGAAAAAGCTCAAAATGGTAAAGAAGTGGACGAAATAGTATCAGAGGCTATGAAAAAAATAAAGGAAAATGCAAATGTACGGAGGAAAATACAGCTTAAAGTAGCACTAGTAGGAGAAATTTATATGCTATTAGAACCCTTTACTAATATGGATATCAGCAAATCTTTAAATGAATTAGGGGTAGAAGTTACAAAAACAGAATATCTTTCAGATTATTTAATTAACAGCGCTTTTAAATTGCCTCAAAGGATGGAGTTTAAGAAAAACGCAAGAGGATATTTAGAAAGAGATATAGGAGGACATGGTCTTAATACTGTTGCAAATACCGTAAAATATGCTAAACTAAATTATGATGGTGTGATTCACATACTTCCCTTTACCTGCACCCCTGAAATAGTAGCTCAAGGAATAATTGCAAAAATTAGCCGGGATTACAATATTCCAGTGATGTCTTTAGTATATGATGAAAACACTGGGCAAGCAGGTTACCAAACCCGTTTGGAAGCTTTTGTGGATCTACTTTATAGAAAAAGGATGGAGATAGTTTGCTGA
- a CDS encoding acyl-CoA dehydratase activase-related protein: protein MSKTVGIPKGLLYYDFYPMWKTFFEGVGAKVVVSQDTNKKILDEGVKNCVEDACLPVKTYVGHVINLKEKDVDYIFIPRIVSVERKKYLCSKFLGLPDFIKSLIHDLPPIIDIEINYYKNDKFTQNEFIKAGRMFGKTKDQSLKAYFEATHQQKKFESLLKEGLTNLEALKVWEGKNLVKEESNYDLKIAVIAHPYDIMDEYISMGIIEKLKNMGAQVYTMEMLHKDLILEGASMLSKEMFWNYERDILGAGLYFLKQKNVDGVIMVSAFGCGPNSMTEELLERIFKREKEVPFMLITIDEHSGEAGIMTRLEAFTDLLRFNKKAVMV, encoded by the coding sequence ATGAGCAAGACTGTAGGAATACCCAAAGGACTTTTATATTACGATTTTTATCCAATGTGGAAGACTTTTTTTGAAGGTGTGGGAGCAAAAGTAGTGGTTTCCCAGGATACAAATAAAAAAATTCTTGATGAAGGAGTAAAAAACTGTGTTGAAGATGCTTGTCTTCCTGTTAAAACTTATGTAGGACATGTGATAAATTTAAAAGAAAAAGATGTTGATTATATATTTATTCCGAGGATTGTAAGTGTAGAAAGAAAAAAATACCTTTGTTCAAAATTTTTAGGACTTCCAGATTTTATAAAAAGTTTAATTCATGATTTACCCCCTATTATAGATATTGAGATTAATTATTATAAAAATGATAAATTTACTCAAAATGAATTTATAAAAGCTGGTAGGATGTTTGGGAAGACTAAAGACCAATCTTTAAAAGCCTATTTTGAGGCTACCCACCAACAAAAAAAGTTTGAGAGTTTGTTGAAAGAAGGTCTTACCAATTTAGAAGCTTTAAAAGTTTGGGAAGGAAAGAATTTGGTAAAAGAAGAAAGTAATTATGACCTTAAAATAGCAGTCATTGCTCATCCTTATGATATTATGGATGAATACATAAGTATGGGGATTATTGAGAAGCTAAAAAACATGGGAGCACAAGTTTATACCATGGAAATGCTACACAAAGATCTAATATTAGAAGGAGCATCAATGCTTTCAAAAGAAATGTTTTGGAACTATGAAAGAGATATTTTGGGAGCGGGATTGTATTTTTTAAAACAAAAGAATGTGGATGGGGTAATTATGGTTTCTGCTTTTGGATGTGGACCTAATTCTATGACAGAAGAACTGTTGGAGAGGATTTTTAAAAGAGAGAAGGAGGTACCCTTTATGTTGATTACAATTGATGAACATTCTGGAGAAGCTGGCATTATGACGAGGTTGGAGGCCTTTACAGACCTTTTAAGATTTAATAAAAAGGCGGTGATGGTATGA
- a CDS encoding sugar ABC transporter permease, translated as MEYASAKIGDKKTTKKIYYREKLKPHEKVSLWISRLIIWAVIAIMMFPVAWVVGASMASGDAFFSGSIFPQHMTFQNYIDVLKKTNFLLWVKNSMILSIGVATIQLFLTATSAYAFSRMKFVGRKNGLKTLLIMQMFPTFMALPAIFGIMAKLNLLDNLYALMLVMAGSSAFSIWLLKGYIDSLPKELDEAALVDGATHWQIFVKIILPLAIPMLVVIFLFSFMGVYSEFILSSAVLKSPENYTIALGLQRFIQNQFSAHWTQFAAASVMASLPLVILFMVLQRYLQAGLAAGAVKG; from the coding sequence GTGGAATATGCAAGTGCTAAAATTGGTGACAAAAAAACGACTAAAAAGATTTATTACAGGGAAAAATTAAAACCTCATGAAAAAGTATCTCTTTGGATTAGCCGACTTATTATATGGGCTGTAATTGCAATAATGATGTTTCCTGTGGCCTGGGTAGTAGGAGCCTCTATGGCGTCGGGAGATGCTTTTTTCTCAGGCTCTATTTTTCCACAGCATATGACATTTCAAAATTATATAGACGTACTCAAAAAAACCAATTTTTTACTTTGGGTAAAAAATAGTATGATTTTGAGTATTGGTGTGGCAACTATTCAATTATTTTTGACTGCTACATCAGCTTATGCTTTTAGTAGAATGAAATTTGTAGGAAGAAAAAATGGGTTAAAGACTCTTTTGATAATGCAGATGTTTCCTACATTTATGGCGTTACCTGCTATATTTGGTATAATGGCAAAATTAAATCTTCTGGATAATCTCTATGCCCTTATGCTAGTGATGGCAGGTAGCAGCGCTTTTAGTATATGGCTTTTAAAAGGTTATATTGACAGTCTTCCAAAAGAGTTGGACGAAGCTGCTTTAGTTGATGGAGCTACACACTGGCAAATTTTCGTGAAAATAATTCTTCCTTTGGCGATTCCCATGCTTGTAGTTATATTCTTATTTAGCTTTATGGGAGTATACAGTGAATTTATTTTGTCCAGTGCGGTATTAAAGTCACCTGAAAATTATACAATAGCGTTAGGGCTTCAAAGGTTTATTCAAAACCAATTTTCGGCCCACTGGACTCAATTTGCAGCAGCCTCTGTTATGGCATCCTTGCCTCTTGTAATACTCTTTATGGTATTGCAAAGGTATTTGCAAGCTGGCCTTGCAGCAGGTGCAGTAAAAGGATAA
- a CDS encoding carbohydrate ABC transporter permease, with the protein MKTNKTMRDKLRPYAYLSPAILSMTVLSFAPILYTIYIAFTNFNLYHFNNYQFVGFKNFIDILSGPFKTVFAPVFVWTVIFALSATLLSYIIGLLLAVILNNKNMWETNLYRAILIIPWGLPGTIAALTWTGLLNQQYGGINLILQKLHLPMIPWLLDPFWARVAIIIVSVWMGYPFMMNASLGALQAIPPELYEVADIDGATWFQKFRMITVPMLTSSTLPLIISSFAYNFNNFGAAFLITGGGPPRTDTSFAGHTDLLVSSAYKMTMQFNRYDLAAALSIIIFLIIGTLSLINMKMTHAFEEVD; encoded by the coding sequence ATGAAAACAAACAAAACTATGCGGGATAAATTAAGACCTTATGCGTATTTGTCCCCTGCTATACTATCTATGACTGTATTAAGTTTTGCACCTATTTTGTATACTATTTATATTGCTTTTACAAATTTTAATCTATATCACTTTAATAACTATCAATTTGTAGGATTTAAAAACTTTATTGATATATTATCAGGGCCTTTTAAGACAGTCTTTGCACCTGTATTTGTATGGACAGTTATTTTTGCTCTCTCAGCTACATTACTGAGTTATATTATTGGTCTTCTTTTAGCGGTTATTTTGAATAACAAAAATATGTGGGAAACAAATTTATATAGAGCAATATTAATTATTCCCTGGGGTCTTCCTGGTACGATTGCTGCTCTTACATGGACAGGACTTTTAAATCAGCAGTACGGTGGTATAAATCTGATACTACAGAAGTTGCATCTTCCTATGATACCATGGCTTCTTGATCCTTTTTGGGCAAGGGTTGCGATTATAATTGTCAGTGTGTGGATGGGTTATCCTTTTATGATGAACGCTTCATTAGGAGCTTTGCAGGCTATTCCACCTGAACTTTATGAAGTTGCAGATATTGATGGTGCTACATGGTTTCAAAAGTTTAGAATGATAACAGTACCAATGCTGACATCTTCCACTTTGCCACTTATTATTTCATCTTTTGCTTATAATTTCAACAATTTTGGCGCAGCGTTTTTAATTACAGGAGGAGGACCTCCAAGAACAGATACTTCTTTTGCAGGTCATACTGATTTGCTTGTAAGTTCAGCTTATAAAATGACAATGCAATTTAATAGGTATGATTTGGCGGCAGCTTTGTCTATAATTATATTCTTGATAATTGGAACATTGAGTCTTATTAATATGAAGATGACTCATGCTTTTGAGGAGGTGGATTAA
- a CDS encoding sugar ABC transporter substrate-binding protein, whose protein sequence is MKKYTKIIALLTVMVFVLSAALTGCGGSKTSENTPSQGQTEQKKEPVELVVWSHLTDPEIAKVQEIANKWAEQTGNKVKVLADQSDFQAFSTAAQSGKGPDIMFGLPHDNLGTFQKAGLLAEVPEGVINKDDYVPMSISAVSYDGKMYAVPISMETYALFYNTEKVKTPPATLDDLINLGKQVGFQYDINNFYFSFAFIAAYGGYVFKDTGGGLDPNDIGLNNAGAKKGLELLKDFVQKYKFMPADINGDMAKGNFQSGKTGLYISGPWDVDGFKKANVPFKVAPLPTVDGKPMPSFAGVQAAFVSAKSKHQQEAWDLMKYLAENTGLPLFETGNRIPVIKSLLDNPEVKNNEILNAFAQQATHAIPMPNIPQMAAVWGPAGNTLQLITSGKVPVDKAADDMVNQIKQGIATQQ, encoded by the coding sequence ATGAAGAAGTACACAAAAATAATTGCATTACTGACTGTGATGGTATTCGTTTTGTCAGCTGCTTTAACGGGTTGTGGTGGCAGCAAGACAAGTGAAAATACTCCATCACAAGGTCAGACAGAACAAAAGAAAGAGCCTGTAGAACTTGTAGTATGGTCCCACTTAACAGATCCTGAAATTGCAAAGGTTCAAGAGATTGCAAATAAGTGGGCAGAGCAAACTGGTAACAAAGTAAAAGTTTTGGCAGACCAGAGTGACTTCCAAGCTTTCTCAACAGCTGCTCAAAGTGGTAAGGGCCCAGATATTATGTTTGGTTTACCACATGATAACTTGGGTACTTTCCAGAAGGCAGGACTTTTAGCTGAAGTACCAGAGGGAGTTATAAACAAAGACGACTATGTTCCAATGAGCATAAGTGCAGTATCCTACGATGGTAAAATGTATGCAGTGCCAATTTCTATGGAGACTTATGCACTTTTCTACAATACAGAGAAAGTTAAAACGCCTCCAGCTACGTTAGATGATTTGATTAATCTAGGAAAGCAAGTAGGATTCCAATATGATATAAATAACTTCTATTTTAGCTTTGCATTTATTGCTGCATACGGCGGGTATGTATTTAAGGATACAGGTGGTGGACTTGATCCAAATGATATAGGACTTAACAACGCAGGTGCGAAAAAAGGTTTAGAGCTTCTAAAAGATTTTGTGCAAAAATATAAGTTTATGCCTGCAGATATAAATGGAGATATGGCTAAAGGTAATTTCCAAAGTGGGAAAACTGGTTTGTATATAAGTGGTCCATGGGATGTTGATGGATTTAAGAAAGCTAATGTTCCATTTAAAGTTGCTCCTCTGCCAACTGTTGATGGTAAGCCAATGCCTTCCTTTGCAGGTGTGCAAGCTGCTTTTGTAAGTGCAAAGTCAAAACATCAACAAGAAGCATGGGATTTAATGAAGTATCTTGCTGAAAATACAGGATTGCCACTATTTGAAACAGGTAACAGAATACCAGTTATTAAATCTCTCTTAGATAACCCAGAAGTTAAGAATAATGAGATTTTAAATGCATTTGCTCAGCAAGCTACACATGCTATTCCAATGCCTAATATACCTCAAATGGCTGCTGTATGGGGTCCTGCAGGAAATACATTACAGCTTATTACATCTGGAAAGGTTCCAGTTGACAAAGCTGCTGATGATATGGTAAATCAAATCAAGCAAGGTATTGCAACTCAGCAATAA